One part of the Arthrobacter tumbae genome encodes these proteins:
- a CDS encoding ABC transporter ATP-binding protein has translation MSTAIHVHNVSKQFVLRHTRSIKEAFVWLMRGRKGDLSEKFFALRGVSLEIEQGETVALLGLNGSGKSTLLKHISGVMLPDVGTVLTRGRVAGLIEVGAGFHPDLSGRDNVYLNGAILGMSEKQIEACFDSIVEFSEIGQFIDTEVKFYSSGMYLRLAFSVAVHTNPEVFLVDEILAVGDEPFQKKCIAKIKELAAAGRTLVVVSHDLDLVSQICERGILLENGHIVMDGSVGDVVARLRS, from the coding sequence GTGAGTACGGCTATACACGTTCACAACGTTTCAAAGCAGTTCGTGCTGCGGCACACGCGGTCTATCAAGGAAGCATTCGTTTGGTTGATGAGGGGCCGAAAAGGCGACTTATCAGAGAAGTTTTTTGCTTTGAGGGGTGTCTCGCTCGAGATTGAGCAAGGTGAAACGGTCGCGCTACTCGGACTGAACGGCTCGGGAAAATCAACCCTGCTGAAACACATCTCTGGTGTCATGCTTCCGGATGTCGGTACGGTGCTCACACGAGGAAGAGTCGCTGGTCTGATTGAAGTGGGGGCAGGGTTTCATCCTGATCTCAGCGGTCGGGACAATGTCTATCTCAACGGTGCAATTCTCGGCATGAGTGAGAAGCAGATAGAAGCGTGCTTTGATTCCATTGTCGAGTTCTCCGAAATCGGTCAGTTCATCGATACCGAAGTGAAGTTTTACTCTTCGGGTATGTACCTGCGTCTCGCGTTCTCAGTAGCCGTCCACACCAATCCTGAGGTCTTTCTGGTCGACGAGATACTCGCTGTCGGGGACGAGCCGTTTCAAAAAAAATGCATAGCCAAAATCAAGGAGTTGGCGGCGGCTGGCCGAACCCTAGTCGTTGTAAGTCACGACTTGGACCTTGTTTCGCAGATCTGCGAGCGTGGCATTCTGCTCGAGAACGGACACATCGTGATGGACGGGTCGGTAGGAGACGTCGTCGCTAGGCTAAGGTCATAG
- a CDS encoding ABC transporter permease, with protein sequence MSGELVAPGLGRGLKDVLRSRYLLQLLVAKELKVRYRGSVLGLLWSYVKPGVQFVVFWFALGVFLGMNRNTENYPIYLFSGIILINFFTEALGNASRSIVGNGGLIKKIYLPRELFPVASVWVSAVHFFPQLVVLLAACLFTGWTPGIFEVAAAAAGFVIVALLATGLGLFFGAANVYFRDSENFVDMLLMIATWASPVLYSWTMVRDTLGTGFLAVYQANPLTIAVELFHFAFWKPTTTSITDAATAAPPNLFGVWLPIGVATAVLVIVLGQYTFRRLEGRFAQEL encoded by the coding sequence TTGAGCGGGGAACTGGTTGCGCCTGGACTCGGGCGCGGCTTGAAAGACGTACTGCGATCTCGGTACCTATTGCAACTTCTGGTTGCTAAGGAGCTCAAGGTCCGCTATCGGGGATCGGTGCTGGGACTCCTCTGGTCGTACGTGAAACCCGGCGTGCAGTTCGTGGTCTTTTGGTTCGCGCTTGGTGTGTTCTTGGGAATGAATCGCAATACCGAAAACTATCCTATCTATTTGTTTTCTGGGATTATTCTCATCAATTTTTTTACCGAGGCGCTCGGCAATGCCTCCCGTTCGATTGTCGGCAACGGTGGCTTGATCAAGAAGATCTACCTGCCGCGGGAACTTTTTCCAGTCGCTTCAGTTTGGGTTTCCGCCGTACATTTTTTTCCGCAGCTAGTGGTCTTGCTTGCCGCTTGTCTTTTCACTGGATGGACGCCGGGAATTTTTGAAGTAGCTGCAGCTGCGGCGGGATTCGTGATCGTTGCACTCCTTGCGACTGGATTGGGGCTGTTCTTCGGCGCCGCAAATGTCTATTTCCGGGACTCGGAGAATTTTGTCGATATGTTGTTGATGATAGCCACTTGGGCTTCCCCGGTGCTCTACTCATGGACAATGGTTCGCGATACCCTAGGCACGGGTTTTCTTGCTGTTTACCAAGCGAATCCGCTCACTATTGCCGTGGAATTGTTTCACTTCGCGTTCTGGAAACCGACGACTACGTCGATCACCGATGCCGCAACAGCGGCACCCCCGAACCTCTTCGGAGTGTGGTTACCGATAGGAGTTGCGACGGCGGTTCTCGTCATTGTGCTCGGTCAGTACACTTTTCGACGCCTTGAGGGGCGTTTCGCCCAGGAGCTATGA
- a CDS encoding glycosyltransferase: MNTVRMATNSATGIDTRWETVQQIILPTEANVDTAPLYLDTGSALSVQLNTMDGSAFNDKASQSSFGSAKEIHAEDFRSRHSTSIRRGERVSFGSYFNAFPASYWRRWTSVQNIRLRIDTLGAGSVSVYKSNARGSLQHVDTKRVVDPGTTTFDLSLTPFGDGGWYWFDLVAASEDFVLESAQWQAPALGKPSGQITLEITTLNKPDFCLNNLRILAENPSSLENLKEVLVVDQGTKKVADEPGFDGVRAALQGKLRIIDQDNLGGSGGFARGMYEAVENGSDYVLLLDDDIVMEPESISRLLTFADRCKSPTIVGGHMFDLYNRTVLHTFGETVNPWRFQPDQPVAEQILGHDFVRSNLRQTPWLHRRVDVDYNGWWMSLIPTATIRDIGLSLPVFIKWDDAEYGLRAKAAGYPTVSMPGSAVWHVSWIDKDDLVGWQAYFHTRNRMIAALIHSPYEHGGRVVRESGYMDIKHLISMQYYTAMGRVQAMQDVLKGPEQLHAILSTKLPEIRAMASQYPDSQFRNDPDAFPGARMDKPPRHGQGFSAPSYLKLVPWAAKTIARQLSKPVLQSSKERPQAFVAHQDNKWWRMSQYDSAVVSNAEGTGASWYQRDPQKLRALLAESARLNAEILRHWPRLREQYRAALPELTSFESWKKTFEASSQKSQGD; the protein is encoded by the coding sequence ATGAACACAGTACGCATGGCTACTAATTCGGCGACCGGAATCGATACGCGATGGGAGACAGTCCAGCAGATCATTCTTCCCACCGAGGCGAATGTCGATACTGCGCCGCTATACCTGGACACGGGAAGCGCACTGAGTGTCCAGCTCAACACTATGGACGGCAGTGCCTTCAACGACAAGGCCTCGCAGAGCAGCTTCGGCAGCGCAAAGGAGATCCATGCTGAGGACTTTCGGTCCCGGCACTCGACCTCGATCCGGCGCGGCGAACGTGTGTCCTTCGGTAGTTACTTCAATGCCTTCCCTGCCAGCTATTGGCGCCGCTGGACCTCCGTCCAAAATATTCGGCTGCGGATAGACACTCTCGGGGCCGGCAGCGTTAGTGTCTACAAGTCGAACGCCAGGGGATCCCTGCAACACGTCGATACCAAGCGTGTCGTGGACCCCGGCACAACGACCTTCGACCTTTCACTCACGCCGTTTGGCGACGGCGGGTGGTACTGGTTCGACCTCGTAGCGGCATCCGAGGACTTTGTCCTTGAGTCTGCGCAATGGCAGGCGCCCGCTCTCGGTAAGCCGTCCGGACAGATAACCCTCGAAATCACGACCCTGAACAAACCGGACTTCTGCCTGAACAACCTGAGAATTCTCGCAGAGAATCCCTCGAGCCTCGAAAATCTCAAAGAGGTACTCGTAGTGGACCAGGGCACCAAGAAAGTCGCCGACGAGCCCGGATTTGACGGGGTGCGAGCAGCACTACAGGGCAAGTTGCGCATCATCGACCAGGACAACCTAGGGGGATCGGGTGGGTTCGCCAGAGGAATGTATGAAGCCGTTGAAAACGGCAGCGACTACGTTCTGCTGCTCGACGACGACATAGTGATGGAGCCCGAGAGCATTTCCCGACTCCTCACCTTCGCCGATCGGTGCAAATCTCCCACCATCGTGGGTGGCCACATGTTCGACCTCTACAACCGAACTGTCCTCCACACCTTCGGCGAGACCGTCAACCCCTGGCGGTTCCAACCCGACCAGCCTGTTGCCGAACAAATTCTCGGACACGACTTCGTGCGCTCCAATCTCCGCCAGACGCCGTGGCTGCACAGACGGGTGGATGTGGATTACAACGGCTGGTGGATGTCCCTGATCCCGACAGCCACAATCCGCGACATTGGGCTTTCCCTACCCGTCTTCATCAAGTGGGACGATGCCGAGTACGGGCTGAGGGCAAAGGCGGCGGGCTATCCAACAGTTTCCATGCCCGGCTCCGCCGTATGGCACGTTTCTTGGATCGACAAGGACGACCTCGTTGGATGGCAGGCATACTTTCACACCCGCAACCGAATGATCGCTGCATTGATACACAGCCCGTATGAGCATGGCGGTCGAGTGGTCAGAGAGTCCGGCTACATGGACATCAAACACCTGATTTCCATGCAGTATTACACTGCAATGGGTCGGGTGCAAGCGATGCAGGACGTCCTGAAGGGACCCGAGCAGTTGCACGCTATCCTCTCGACCAAGCTTCCGGAAATACGGGCCATGGCGAGCCAATACCCTGATTCGCAATTTCGAAACGACCCAGACGCCTTCCCCGGCGCAAGGATGGATAAGCCGCCGCGCCATGGCCAAGGATTCTCAGCCCCCTCCTACCTCAAACTCGTACCGTGGGCAGCCAAAACGATCGCTCGTCAGCTCAGTAAGCCTGTGCTGCAGTCCAGCAAGGAGCGTCCGCAAGCGTTTGTGGCGCATCAGGACAACAAGTGGTGGCGAATGTCGCAATATGACAGTGCAGTGGTTTCGAACGCTGAGGGCACTGGCGCATCCTGGTATCAGCGGGACCCGCAGAAGTTGCGGGCGCTGCTAGCAGAGTCGGCACGCCTCAATGCCGAGATTCTGCGGCACTGGCCCCGTCTCCGCGAGCAGTATCGTGCAGCGCTGCCCGAACTCACGTCGTTCGAATCGTGGAAAAAGACGTTCGAGGCTTCTTCCCAGAAGAGTCAGGGAGATTGA
- the glf gene encoding UDP-galactopyranose mutase encodes MNVDLVVVGSGFFGLTIAERAATELGLKVAVLDRRHHIGGNAYSENEKQTGIEVHRYGAHLFHTSNERVWEYVNRFTGFTAYQHKVYTSHKGEVYPMPINLGTINQFFRASMSPGEARALIQEQAGELAGTDPENLNDKGIQLIGRPLYEAFIKYYTGKQWQTDPKDLPAEIISRLPVRYTYDNRYFNDKYEGLPADGYTAWIERMAAHPNITVELNTDFFDDGHAYSRSATLGQVPVVYTGAVDRYFDYVEGDLSWRTIDLEEEVLPIEDFQGCPVMNYPDENVPYTRIHEFRHFHPERDYTKDATVIMREYSRFAEKGDEPYYPVNTEADRAKLLAYRDLAKGEDMVLFGGRLGTYKYLDMHMAIGSALSMYDNKIKPHFGGGAKLESGGIDA; translated from the coding sequence GTGAACGTTGACCTCGTCGTCGTCGGATCGGGCTTTTTCGGCCTAACGATCGCCGAAAGGGCCGCAACAGAACTAGGGTTGAAAGTTGCAGTCCTGGACCGTCGTCATCACATAGGCGGGAATGCATACAGCGAGAACGAAAAGCAGACAGGCATCGAGGTTCATCGGTACGGGGCACACCTTTTTCACACCTCGAACGAGCGGGTGTGGGAGTACGTCAACAGGTTCACCGGTTTCACCGCCTATCAGCACAAGGTCTACACAAGCCACAAGGGCGAGGTGTATCCGATGCCGATCAACCTTGGCACGATCAACCAGTTCTTCCGCGCATCCATGAGCCCGGGAGAAGCACGGGCGTTGATTCAGGAGCAGGCGGGTGAGTTGGCCGGGACCGACCCTGAAAATCTCAATGACAAGGGAATCCAACTCATCGGACGCCCATTGTACGAAGCATTCATCAAGTACTACACAGGCAAGCAGTGGCAGACGGATCCCAAGGATCTTCCAGCGGAGATAATTTCTCGGCTGCCTGTCCGATACACGTACGACAACCGCTACTTCAACGACAAGTACGAGGGACTTCCGGCGGACGGCTATACCGCATGGATTGAACGCATGGCGGCGCACCCGAACATCACCGTAGAGCTGAACACCGATTTCTTCGATGACGGACACGCCTACTCCCGAAGCGCCACTCTGGGTCAGGTGCCAGTCGTGTATACCGGGGCGGTTGATCGGTACTTCGACTATGTCGAAGGGGACTTGTCGTGGCGGACGATCGACCTTGAGGAAGAGGTGTTGCCGATCGAAGACTTTCAGGGATGTCCTGTCATGAACTATCCGGACGAGAACGTTCCATATACCCGCATCCACGAATTCAGGCACTTCCATCCCGAGCGCGACTACACGAAAGACGCCACCGTCATCATGCGCGAGTATTCCCGCTTCGCCGAAAAGGGAGACGAGCCATATTACCCGGTCAATACAGAAGCTGACCGTGCAAAACTCCTCGCGTACCGTGACCTTGCAAAGGGGGAGGACATGGTCCTCTTCGGCGGGCGCCTCGGCACCTACAAGTACCTCGACATGCACATGGCCATCGGTTCAGCTCTATCGATGTACGACAATAAAATCAAGCCCCACTTCGGGGGCGGCGCGAAGCTGGAGAGCGGGGGAATTGACGCATGA